One Motacilla alba alba isolate MOTALB_02 chromosome 15, Motacilla_alba_V1.0_pri, whole genome shotgun sequence DNA segment encodes these proteins:
- the LOC119707629 gene encoding protein FAM32A-like, which translates to MRAHHEAVLLRLKGLKQKEEKAKDKAHILEQMVSSKKQEEKEKEKKCGRDKRSPAQVAHEKMQEKRQVERILKKALKTHKQRVEDFNRHSDTLTEHYDIPKVSWTK; encoded by the exons ATGCG GGCCCATCACGAGGCGGTGCTGCTGCGGCTGAAGGGCCTGaagcagaaggaggagaaggcaaAAGACAAGGCCCACATCCTGGAGCAGATGGTGAGCAGCaagaagcaggaggagaaggagaaggagaagaagtgCGGGCGGGACAAGCGGAGTCCAGCGCAGGTGGCCCACGAGAAGATGCAGGAGAAGCGG CAAGTGGAACGGATCCTGAAGAAAGCATTGAAAACCCACAAGCAGCGAGTGGAG GACTTCAACAGGCACTCGGATACTCTGACTGAGCATTACGACATTCCCAAAGTCAGCTGGACTAAGTGA
- the MYL2 gene encoding myosin regulatory light chain 2, ventricular/cardiac muscle isoform, with amino-acid sequence MAPKKAKKRIEGANSNVFSMFEQAQIQEFKEAFTIMDQNRDGFIDKADLRDTFAALGRLNVKNEEIDEMIKEAPGPINFTVFLTMFGEKLKGADPEETILNAFKVFDPEGKGLKSAYIKEMLMTQGERFSQEEIDQMFAAFPPDMSGNLDYKNLVHVITHGEEKD; translated from the exons ATG GCACCCAAGAAAGCCAAGAAGAGGATTGAAGGTGCTAATTCCAATGTCTTCTCCATGTTCGAGCAGGCCCAGATCCAGGAATTCAAAGAG GCCTTCACCATCATGGATCAGAACCGGGATGGCTTCATCGACAAGGCAGATCTGAGAGACACCTTTGCTGCCCTTG ggcGCCTGAATGTGAAGAACGAGGAGATCGATGAGATGATAAAGGAGGCACCGGGCCCCATCAACTTCACTGTGTTCCTCACCATGTTTGGGGAGAAGCTCAAGG GTGCTGACCCAGAGGAGACAATCCTGAATGCATTCAAGGTGTTCGATCCAGAGGGGAAAGGCCTGAAATCTGCCTA CATAAAAGAAATGCTGATGACGCAGGGGGAGAGGTTTTCCCAGGAAGAG ATCGATCAGATGTTCGCTGCCTTCCCTCCGGACATGTCTGGCAACCTGGACTACAAGAACCTGGTCCATGTCATTACTCATGGTGAAGAGAAGGACTAG
- the CCDC63 gene encoding coiled-coil domain-containing protein 63, translating to MAATAEENVGRREASADLDLPEKEKEIRAKVEIRRLQTHFHHEAYKRKFFDADIWRQMQAQEKAIDDLKQEHRHVTLTLSQIYSPNSVLLENRNRMKVRSLLQTRMQNDALIKERKAQLADLAKQVVELEKKIVNQRDTTWRALEAKSHKHLQKKIELLEMRLSQVRKHFWRLLENMCGVTQRPGTLLVRTKLSGANVFVPQLLLCSPQATVRYNNIMTRNNRLREETASLQIQKAIYDNCYWKLEKSLVQQNKLLDAAIEQATEDYEQWYVALSALWAALGADGWCQCLGAKGWVPGELGTSQGFWQVWPSWEWPGTQSLVHTRGVSAALTCRMEDLGRISDIRDVRCRETIQYNIRLLERKCALHQESRLKNFFLSKCADLSVLKEQAKEREAFEAAERAKRSQKESYEVAYKRLLELSDGDIDDFLEDFLEKDRRFFILFNYAIRLNVRNEGLRQRIEAIQDDMMAISTEREQAETARTHVLQELEAKIAEITEEANKYENNCKESSKLLGQIQSRIETLLKDMDCDTTKIVKPLGDSLVPVFGRPPPWEVLSTTCLHCLWGREASGSPALQTARGGFGQGPGARTLQDTVAPSHPGPVENKIKEFLLKESLLRYTSIDRTQRAQAFVSPLRGASSLLWTMDRAKLCPPPPDLEETTDPKTGEQGEGREGPWLGSSRSPIP from the exons AGGAGAGAAGCCTCAGCAGACCTGGACCTCcctgaaaaggagaaggaaataagGGCTAAAGTGGAGATCAGGCGTCTGCAGACCCATTTCCACCATGAAGCCTACAAGAGGAAATTCTTCGATGCCGATATCTGGCGGCAAATGCAGGCTCAGGA aaaagcaATAGATGATCTGAAGCAAGAGCACAGACATGTGACATTAACGCTGAGCCAGATCTATTCACCGAACAGCGTgttgctggaaaacagaaatcgTATGAAGGTCCGAAGCCTTTTGCAGACCAGAATGCAGAATGATGCCCtgatcaaagaaagaaaagcccaGTTAGCTGACCTGGCGAAGCAG gttgtagagctggaaaaaaagatagTGAATCAAAGAGACACAACCTGGAGGGCGTTGGAAGCAAAGAGCCACAAACACCTGCAGAAGAAGATTGAGTTACTGGAGATGCGTCTGAGTCAAGTAAGGAAACATTTTTGGAGACTTTTGGAGAACATGTGTGGGGTCACACAGCGGCCTGGGACCCTTCTGGTCAGGACAAAGCTCAGTGGTGCAAATGTATTTG TtccacagcttttgctttgctctcccCAGGCCACTGTGCGTTACAACAACATCATGACCCGGAACAACAGGCTCCGAGAGGAGACTGCCAGCCTGCAGATCCAGAAAGCCATTTATGACAACTGCTACTGGAAGCTGGAAAAAAGTCTGGTTCAGCAGAACAAATTGCTGGATGCTGCTATTGAGCAAGCCACTGAGGACTACGAGCAGTGGTACGTGGCCTTGTCAGCCCTCTGGGCAGCGCTTGGGGCTGATGGGTGGTGCCAGT GTCTGGGTGCTAAGGGTTGGGTGCCTG GAGAGCTGGGGACATCACAGGGGTTTTGGCAGGTCTGGCCCTCCTGGGAGTGGCCAGGAACACAGAGCCTTGTACACACACGAGGTGTGAGTGCTGCTCTCACGTGCAGGATGGAGGATCTGGGGCGGATCTCGGACATTCGGGACGTGCGCTGCAGAGAAACCATCCAGTACAACAtcaggctgctggagaggaaatGTGCCCTTCACCAGGAGAGCAGgctgaaaaacttcttcctcaGCAAATGTGCAGATCTCTCTGTATTGAAGGAACAGGCCAAAGAAAGAGAAG cCTTTGAGGCAGCTGAGAGGGCCAAAAGGAGCCAAAAGGAGAGCTATGAGGTGGCCTACAAGCGTCTGCTGGAGCTGTCGGACGGAGACATCGATGATTTCTTGGAGGACTTCCTTGAAAAGGACAGGAGATTCTTCATCCTCTTTAACTATGCCATTAGGCTGAACGTCAGGAATGAGGGCCTCAGGCAGCGGATCGAGGCGATCCAG GATGACATGATGGCCATCAGCACGGAGCGGGAACAGGCGGAGACAGCCCGGACTCAcgtcctgcaggagctggag GCAAAAATAGCGGAGATCACCGAGGAAGCCAACAAATATGAGAACAACTGCAAGGAGAGCAGCAAACTCCTGGGACAGATCCAGTCTCGCATTGAGACCCTCTTGAAGGACATGGACTGCGACACTACAAAGATAGTGAAGCCTCTTGGGGACAGCTTGGTGCCAGTTTTTGGTAGGCCACCACCCTGGGAAGTCCTGTCCACCACCTGCTTGCACTGT CTCTGGGGGAGGGAAGCCAGTGgatcccctgctctgcagacagcCAGGGGTGGGTTTGGGCAGGGTCCAGGTGCAAGGACACTGCAGGACACTGTGGCTCCTTCCCACCCAGGTCCCGTGGAGAACAAGATCAAGGAGTTCCTGCTGAAGGAGTCCTTGCTGCGCTACACGTCCATCGACCGCACCCAGCGCGCCCAGGCCTTCGTCAGCCCCCTCCGGGGAGCCTCCAGCCTCCTCTGGACCATGGACAGGGCCAAGCTCTGCCCACCTCCCCCAGACCTGGAGGAGACCACTGACCCCAAAACCggtgagcagggagaggggagagaggggccatggctgggcagcagccGTTCCCCAATCCCCTGA